The Saccharomyces paradoxus chromosome XV, complete sequence DNA window TGCCACTGTGCTATCCTCGACATCATCCACTTGGCATAGCCAGTCCCATAACAAATCAACATATTTGATCATTGAATCATGTGTACCTAACATAAAATATCTCTCAGCTTCATAAACAAAACCACCCTCCAATAGTTTGTTACCAATAGTATTGTGCAAGTAAGGATCTCCAAACTTGTATTCACTGAATTTGATGGACCAATTGTTCATACCAGTAATAACGTCCTTTAGATTGGGCTCGCTAGGATCCAATTCGGCTATCAATCTAACCAATCTAGCAACTGAGGCGTCATCAACTTTAACCTCCGCTAAATCATAAACTTCTAAAAGATAGAAGATCAAGTCCGTGCCCGAACCGCCTTGCTTCGCTTTTAAAAATGACAGGGCACCTTGGCTAATTAGTTCTATGGCATGTTCGTATGATTTACTCCTAACATATCTATTAGCAATAGTTCTCAACGTTTGATGCGCTTCGTAATAATCTCCAGCTTTGATCTTACTTTGGAATCTTTGTAAGGTTTTAGCGAGTTTCGCTTGTACAGCATTGGATTCTGCAGGGATCATAGCTTGTTGTTATTAGATACGTCCCTTTATTATGTTTACTTGGTTGTTTTACCGCACATGCTagtatttcattttttgacTTTCCTTCGACTTTTTTTCCCCATTGTTACCTTAACGAAGAGGAACAAAACGAACAAAATACTGAAAGGCGTGTTTAGATAGTCAAtaatttttggtttattTCAGCAGAACAAGCTACTAACTCGCTTGACAGTCGGCATATTATAGTCATGGCTGATAGATCTGCTATTCAGTTAATCgatgaagagaaagacTTTCATCAAAGCGCATTACAATACTTTCAACAATGTATTGGAAATCGTGATGTTGGTCTAGATTATCATGTCATCTCCGTGTTCGGTTCTCAATCGAGTGGTAAATCGACTCTGCTTAACGTCCTGTTCAATACCAACTTTGATACCATGGATGCTCAGGTGAAAAGACAACAGACTACCAAAGGTATTTGGTTGGCTCACACAAAAGAGGTTAACACAACTATTGAAGTCAACAGTAATCGTCCAGATATTTTTGTACTTGATGTTGAAGGTTCCGATGGTTCAGAAAGAGGTGAAGACCAAGATTTCGAGAGAAAAGCAGCTCTGTTTGCCATCGCGGTATCTGAAGTTCTTATAGTTAATATGTGGGAGCAGCAAATTGGGTTATATCAAGGTAATAATATGgctttattgaaaacagtTTTTGAAGTCAACCTTTCCCTATTTGGCAAGAATGATAATGATCACAAGGTGCTGTTACTTTTTGTAATCAGAGACCACGTTGGTGTTACTCCCCTCTCGAGTTTGAGTGATTCTGTTACAAGAGAATTGGAGAAGATATGGTCAGAGTTAAGCAAACCTGCTGGTTGTGAGGATTCTAGCCTGTacgatttttttgatttaaaATTTGTCGGACTGGCTCATAAGTTATTGCAAAAAGACCAATTTACTCAGGATGTCAAGCAATTAGGTGATTCGTTTGTGATGAAAGGTACGGAAAATTATTACTTCAAGCCTCAATATCACCATAGGTTACCATTAGATGGTTGGACTATGTACGCTGAGAATTGTTGGGATCAAATTGAACATAACAAAGATTTAGATCTTCCAACTCAGCAAATTTTGGTTGCTAGATTTAAAACCGAGGAAATATCCAATGAAGCTCTGGAAGAAttcatttcaaaatatgatgAGTCGATTGCTCCCTTAAAGGGTAATTTGGGGACTTTAACATCTCAGCTGGTGAAGCTAAAAGAAGAGTGTCTAACAAAATATGATGAACAAGCATCGCGCTATGCAAAAAATGTTTATATGGAGAAACGAGAAGCTTTAAGTGCAAAGCTGAATTCACATATTTCAGGTACAATAGATGAGTTCTTAGAATCGTTAATGGAAAAACTATGGAAAGATTTAAAATTAGAGGTATCTTCCAGAGACAAAGCTACTACTTCTTTCGTAGAAAGTGTGGCTACAGGCAAGAGTaaaattgagaaagaaTTCATCGAATCAATGGAGGCCTTTAAGAAGCTAGGGCTGCTAACATCGGATGAAGAGATTACTTGCAAATTTTCCAATGATTCtgaagaaagaattaaGCAACTACGTGATGCTGAattgaaagcaaaaatCAGCCGtattagaaaaaatttgatcCCCGAATTAAAGGATCACGTTATTCATTTACTATCACATCCATCCAAAAGGGTTTGGGACGACATAAtggatgattttgaatcCACTATTAAAAGCAATCTATTTGCCTATCAAGTGGAGAAAGATAAATatgatttcaaaattggaCTTTCAGACGGTGAAAACGCAAAgatttacaaaaatatcagaatTTTGGCATGGAGAACCTTAGATACCACAGTTCATGACTACTTGAAGATAGATACAATTGTTAGTATATTGAGAGACAGGTTTGAAGATGTATTCAGATATGATGCTGAAGGGTCTCCAAGGTTGTggaaaacagaagaagagattGATGGGGCGTTCCGTGTAGGAAAAGAACATGCCCTGGAAGTTTTTGAGGTTCTCTCACTTGCCGTAACCTCGGACAGCGTTGAAATTATACCTGATGTACAAATAgctgaagaggaaaatggCGAGGACAATGAAATATACCGAGACAACGAAGGTGTGTTCCATTCCCGTCGTTTCGCACACATCTTGACTGAATTGCAGAAGGAAAATGTTCTAGATCAATTCCGTAGGCAGATTAACATTACTGTACTGGATTCCAAAAGGTCGATCATCACTACGAGAACGCATATCCCACCTTGGATATACGTTTTGCTAGCTGTATTAGGATGGAACGAATTTGTGGCTGTCATAAGAAACCCCTTATTTGTAACTCTTACCTTGATCCTGGGGGCGaccttttttgttattcATAAGTTCGGCCTATGGGGACCTGTTGTTAATGTTGTTCAAAGTGCCGTTGGGGAAACAAGAACTGCAATCAAGGacaaattaagaaaatttgttgttgaagatCATGAAGTGAAAGAGTCTTTTGAAATGAAGGACTTCTCCAAAAGCgaacaaaaagaataatgatATGAAAATGTAGTTTGACCGAACAATTTATTTCAATCCTCtgtttacttttttgttgttattatagttattattataattatttttctccttGTGTCTATTTGTTTGTATGTAAATATAGGGAACTATTTATATGACATTGAGAGTATATACAAATGCATATTGCAAGCTTCTGAGCTGCGTAAGTGGCTTTGGTGAATCTGCGAGATTTACGTGAAGTACAAAGTTTCAAATAGATGCAGCGTTTATAGATGTTTTCCATTGGTCGATTTGCTTCTCTAATGATTGTTTCTCATCATTAGAGAATTTGCTAAATAAGAAGTGCAATACGTTCTCCCAAAACTGTTCAAATGTTCTTAAGTCATTCAGGTTCATCGGTTCGGAAGTTAGAACTGCCGGTAAATTCTTCCAGTCATTCCTCTTTATCTTTGAATGGTGGAAAAGTTCTGAAAATACAGACACCcaaaacaaataaacgTAATTTGAAGCTTTTTCTAGTGTGATTAAGTTCTCTGGGCTGTAATCTATGAATTCGATGTCTTCAccatattcttttcttaacACATGATCAAtagcaaaaaaaacagtTTCCTTTATTTGTTCGAAGACATTTTGTAGGACCTGACCTAATGACAAAGGGGACTTTTCTATACTAGACGTATAAGTATATGACGAACGGTTGAGATCATGATTCACTGCAGAGTTAGA harbors:
- the GET4 gene encoding protein GET4 (Protein involved in inserting tail-anchored proteins into ER membranes~similar to YOR164C), whose product is MIPAESNAVQAKLAKTLQRFQSKIKAGDYYEAHQTLRTIANRYVRSKSYEHAIELISQGALSFLKAKQGGSGTDLIFYLLEVYDLAEVKVDDASVARLVRLIAELDPSEPNLKDVITGMNNWSIKFSEYKFGDPYLHNTIGNKLLEGGFVYEAERYFMLGTHDSMIKYVDLLWDWLCQVDDVEDSTVAEFFSRLVFNYLFICNISFAHESKDIFLKRFIEKFHPKYEKIDKNGYEILFFADYSDLNFLQLLLITCQTKDKSYFLNLKNHYLDFSQTYKSELEFLGQEYFNIVAPKQTNFLQDMMSGFLGGSK
- the SEY1 gene encoding dynamin-like GTPase SEY1 (Dynamin-like GTPase that mediates homotypic ER fusion~similar to YOR165W); the protein is MADRSAIQLIDEEKDFHQSALQYFQQCIGNRDVGLDYHVISVFGSQSSGKSTLLNVLFNTNFDTMDAQVKRQQTTKGIWLAHTKEVNTTIEVNSNRPDIFVLDVEGSDGSERGEDQDFERKAALFAIAVSEVLIVNMWEQQIGLYQGNNMALLKTVFEVNLSLFGKNDNDHKVLLLFVIRDHVGVTPLSSLSDSVTRELEKIWSELSKPAGCEDSSLYDFFDLKFVGLAHKLLQKDQFTQDVKQLGDSFVMKGTENYYFKPQYHHRLPLDGWTMYAENCWDQIEHNKDLDLPTQQILVARFKTEEISNEALEEFISKYDESIAPLKGNLGTLTSQLVKLKEECLTKYDEQASRYAKNVYMEKREALSAKLNSHISGTIDEFLESLMEKLWKDLKLEVSSRDKATTSFVESVATGKSKIEKEFIESMEAFKKLGLLTSDEEITCKFSNDSEERIKQLRDAELKAKISRIRKNLIPELKDHVIHLLSHPSKRVWDDIMDDFESTIKSNLFAYQVEKDKYDFKIGLSDGENAKIYKNIRILAWRTLDTTVHDYLKIDTIVSILRDRFEDVFRYDAEGSPRLWKTEEEIDGAFRVGKEHALEVFEVLSLAVTSDSVEIIPDVQIAEEENGEDNEIYRDNEGVFHSRRFAHILTELQKENVLDQFRRQINITVLDSKRSIITTRTHIPPWIYVLLAVLGWNEFVAVIRNPLFVTLTLILGATFFVIHKFGLWGPVVNVVQSAVGETRTAIKDKLRKFVVEDHEVKESFEMKDFSKSEQKE